A genome region from Rhizobium sp. NXC14 includes the following:
- the glpK gene encoding glycerol kinase GlpK: MSGYILSIDQGTTSSRAIIFDGDMKMVGSAQAEITQYYPQPGWVEHDAAEIWQSVIDTVRKAIADAGIDAAVIAAIGITNQRETAVVWDRRSGTPLHRAIVWQDRRTAEMCESLKADGYEKLFSAKTGLLLDPYFSGTKLRWLLDNVDGLREKAEAGEVCFGTIDSWLIYKLTGGRVHATDATNASRTLLYNIDDGAWDEELLGILGIPSATLPEVKECADDFGRVDEALFGVALPILGVAGDQQAAAVGNACFDPGMMKSTYGTGCFALLNTGRDRVSSSNRMLTTIACRLDGETTYALEGSIFIAGAAVQWLRDGLGIISQASEAGVLATKADPGQQVYIVPAFTGLGAPYWDPAARGAIFGLTRNSGPAEFARAVLESVAYQTLDLLVAMKKDWGANQLETVLRVDGGMAASDWTMQCLADITGNPVDRSAIRETTALGAAWLAGSKAGIWPGKRDFAKAWACDRRFSPSMEETERQGKIIGWKNAVSRMISESSAG, from the coding sequence ATGAGCGGCTATATTCTTTCGATCGACCAGGGCACGACGTCTTCACGCGCCATCATCTTCGATGGCGACATGAAAATGGTCGGCTCGGCGCAGGCGGAGATCACCCAATATTATCCGCAGCCCGGATGGGTGGAGCATGACGCCGCCGAAATCTGGCAGTCCGTCATCGACACGGTGCGCAAGGCGATCGCCGATGCTGGTATTGACGCCGCAGTGATCGCGGCAATCGGCATTACCAATCAGCGCGAGACGGCGGTCGTCTGGGATCGCAGGTCCGGCACGCCGCTTCACCGCGCGATCGTCTGGCAGGACAGGCGCACGGCCGAAATGTGCGAGAGCCTGAAGGCTGACGGATATGAGAAGCTGTTCAGCGCCAAGACCGGTCTGCTGCTCGACCCCTATTTCTCCGGAACGAAGCTGCGCTGGCTGCTCGACAATGTCGATGGCCTGCGGGAGAAGGCGGAGGCAGGCGAGGTCTGCTTCGGGACGATCGACAGCTGGCTGATCTACAAGCTGACCGGCGGCCGTGTGCATGCCACCGATGCGACCAATGCCTCGCGAACGCTGCTCTATAATATCGATGACGGCGCCTGGGACGAGGAGCTTCTCGGCATTCTCGGCATTCCCTCAGCCACGCTTCCCGAGGTCAAAGAATGCGCCGATGATTTCGGCCGGGTCGACGAAGCTCTGTTCGGGGTCGCGCTGCCGATCCTCGGCGTCGCCGGCGACCAGCAGGCGGCGGCCGTGGGCAATGCCTGCTTTGACCCCGGCATGATGAAATCCACCTATGGCACCGGCTGCTTCGCTCTGCTCAACACCGGCCGGGACCGCGTTTCCTCCTCCAACCGGATGCTGACGACCATTGCCTGCCGGCTCGACGGTGAGACGACCTATGCACTTGAAGGCTCGATTTTCATTGCGGGTGCGGCCGTGCAATGGCTGCGCGACGGCCTCGGCATCATCAGCCAGGCCTCCGAAGCTGGGGTCCTGGCCACCAAAGCAGATCCCGGACAGCAGGTCTATATCGTTCCGGCCTTCACCGGCCTCGGCGCGCCCTATTGGGATCCGGCCGCGCGCGGCGCGATCTTCGGCCTGACGCGCAACAGCGGCCCGGCGGAATTTGCCCGCGCGGTGCTTGAATCCGTCGCCTATCAGACGCTCGACCTGCTGGTGGCGATGAAGAAGGACTGGGGCGCCAACCAGTTGGAAACCGTGCTGCGCGTCGATGGCGGCATGGCGGCGTCCGACTGGACGATGCAGTGCCTGGCCGACATCACGGGAAATCCCGTCGACCGTTCGGCGATCCGCGAGACGACGGCGCTCGGAGCCGCCTGGCTCGCCGGTTCGAAGGCCGGCATCTGGCCCGGCAAGCGCGATTTTGCGAAGGCCTGGGCCTGCGACCGCCGCTTCAGCCCGTCGATGGAAGAGACCGAGCGGCAGGGCAAGATCATCGGCTGGAAAAACGCCGTATCGCGAATGATTTCGGAAAGCTCGGCGGGCTGA
- a CDS encoding ABC transporter permease, with the protein MSLQSSTPAVTDLPRLIAAGAARYGLVLALVAVSTIFSAATPTFLTLANLQSILVNNFTLLAIVSIAMTFAVSSGGIDLSVGTAMDFASFAFVSLVLAGQPVAIAALAGLAAGALVGAFNALLISGIGVSPFLATLGTLFIGRSVQQLLTNGGNPVYLPPSGVPEAFRVLGHGTIGGFPVPLAVAILIIAAAAVVFARTRFGRVILSIGIQPAVVRYSGIAASAHIAATFVIVGLIAAVAGLILTATVAVYIPSSGNAFLLNAIGATFIGTTLSPLGRPNVGGTVLGVLLLSIVANGLLLTDLNFYWQQVGTGTLIFAVLALSFINRKSAGRA; encoded by the coding sequence ATGTCGCTCCAGAGTTCGACACCTGCCGTTACCGACCTGCCGCGCCTCATCGCTGCCGGCGCGGCGCGCTACGGCCTCGTCCTCGCGCTCGTCGCGGTGTCCACCATCTTCTCCGCGGCGACGCCGACATTTCTGACGCTTGCCAACCTCCAGAGCATCCTGGTCAACAATTTCACGCTGCTTGCCATCGTTTCCATCGCCATGACCTTCGCCGTCTCCTCGGGCGGCATCGATCTCTCTGTGGGAACGGCGATGGATTTTGCGAGCTTCGCCTTCGTCTCCCTCGTGCTGGCAGGTCAGCCGGTGGCGATTGCCGCCCTTGCCGGACTAGCGGCAGGAGCACTCGTCGGTGCCTTCAACGCGCTGCTAATCTCAGGGATCGGTGTCTCCCCCTTCCTTGCAACGCTCGGCACGCTGTTCATCGGCCGCAGCGTCCAGCAATTGCTGACCAATGGCGGCAACCCGGTCTACCTGCCGCCGAGCGGTGTGCCGGAAGCCTTCCGCGTTCTCGGCCACGGCACGATCGGCGGCTTTCCGGTGCCGCTCGCGGTCGCGATCCTCATCATAGCTGCTGCCGCGGTTGTCTTTGCCCGAACGCGTTTCGGCCGCGTCATCCTGTCGATCGGCATCCAGCCGGCCGTCGTTCGCTATTCCGGCATCGCGGCATCGGCCCATATTGCCGCTACCTTCGTCATCGTCGGCTTGATCGCGGCTGTCGCCGGCTTGATCCTGACGGCGACCGTTGCCGTCTATATCCCCTCCTCCGGCAACGCCTTCCTGCTGAATGCCATCGGCGCGACCTTCATCGGCACGACTCTCAGCCCGCTTGGGCGGCCGAACGTCGGCGGCACTGTCCTCGGCGTGCTGCTGCTCAGCATCGTCGCCAACGGGCTGCTGTTGACCGATCTTAATTTCTACTGGCAGCAGGTCGGCACGGGCACGCTGATCTTTGCCGTGCTCGCCCTAAGCTTCATCAACAGGAAATCCGCCGGCCGCGCATAA